From the genome of Chanos chanos chromosome 5, fChaCha1.1, whole genome shotgun sequence, one region includes:
- the kdm4ab gene encoding lysine-specific demethylase 4A yields MASDSQTSCSKGIMTFRPTMEEFKSFSRYIAYMESQGAHKAGLAKIIPPKEWKPRRSYDDIDDLLIPAPIQQVVTGQSGLFTQYNIQKKAMTVKEFRKTANSDRYCSPRYDDFEELERKYWKNVTFNPPIYGADVNGTLYDPDVTEWNVGRLQTILDTVENESGITIEGVNTPYLYFGMWKTTFAWHTEDMDLYSINYLHFGEPKSWYCVPPEHGKRLERLAKGFFPGSSQNCEAFLRHKMTLISPSILRKYGIPFEKITQEAGEFMVTFPYGYHAGFNHGFNCAESTNFATRRWIEYGKQAILCSCRKDMVKISMDVFVKKYQPERYHLWLAGKDNAPIDHSKPTPEAAEFLGGEGVCSDQEPCTDNQSCDGQKKSMSKQRIGTKRHRVCLEVPEEVLPKDEMAELEIDYGKKARLTSQADHCTQDTDAPETTDKNAEHPLNSLSVVKTASQDTVQTIPTTASNLSGVYPQPVRKTHLSIATVPTNPHSLSAFPRPVSKPGVASLLFHRTLSPTDALQVHSYAARTALSRPRPPSAEVTRSPDAEPDIGPHEEQDSKPDQQPKTEMTELDTDELETEGETENQSMKSKRQPLSKLSPLHPLLKESSSDEEVQEQEVDCQETESWAKPLSQLWQCKPHNLKAERDYNKRMGLQPPYCAVCMLFHTYHQSELSSSNQSDHANATAANGERLRTKPLIPEMCFSTTSSSEGHLSTPHLEEDGTSLLITCSQCCVRVHASCYGVSREVKLDGWKCARCEANAITQDCCLCSLRGGAVQRANNDKWVHVMCAVAVLEARFVNVAARSPVDLGSIPLQRFKLKCHFCRKRMKKTAGCCVQCSHGRCSSSFHATCAQAAGLLMHPDDWPFVVFFTCWRHKAATQAERKKTNMRELEEGQKVICKHKNGRYYQCEVVELIKATFYEVIFDDGSFSDNLFPEDIVNRDCVKLGPPPEGEVVQVRWTDGLLYGAKFVAAHIIPMYQVEFEDESQLTVKRDDVYSLDEELPKRVKARLSVASDMRFKGVFVEKEVKQDSKRQRVINSRYREDFIEPVIYRAIME; encoded by the exons ATGGCTTCAGACTCTCAGACTTCTTGCTCCAAAGGAATAATGACCTTCCGGCCCACCATGGAAGAGTTTAAGAGCTTCAGTCGATACATTGCCTATATGGAGTCTCAAGGTGCACACAAAGCAGGCCTTGCCAAA ATTATCCCGCCAAAAGAGTGGAAACCTCGACGGTCCTATGACGACATCGATGACCTTTTGATCCCTGCACCTATCCAACAGGTTGTGACGGGCCAGTCTGGTCTGTTTACACAGTATAACATTCAGAAAAAGGCCATGACTGTGAAGGAGTTCAGAAAGACTGCCAACAGCGATAG GTACTGCAGCCCACGATATGACGATTTTGAAGAGCTTGAGAGAAAGTACTGGAAGAATGTGACCTTTAACCCTCCCATCTATGGAGCTGATGTGAATGGGACCCTGTATGATCCT GATGTCACAGAGTGGAATGTAGGTCGATTGCAGACCATCCTGGATACAGTGGAAAATGAGAGTGGGATAACTATAGAGGGAGTAAACACACCTTACCTGTACTTTGGCATGTGGAAGACCACTTTTGCCTGGCACACTGAAGACATGGATCTCTACAGCATAAATTACCTGCATTTTGGAGAGCCCAAGTCATG GTACTGCGTACCCCCCGAGCATGGAAAACGCTTAGAGCGCTTAGCCAaag GTTTCTTCCCTGGAAGTTCCCAAAACTGTGAGGCTTTTCTTAGGCACAAGATGACTCTCATATCTCCTTCCATTCTGAGGAAATATGGTATTCCATTTGAGAAG ATCACTCAGGAAGCTGGTGAGTTCATGGTTACCTTTCCCTACGGCTATCATGCTGGTTTCAACCATGGTTTCAACTGTGCCGAATCCACCAACTTTGCAACCAGGCGATGGATTGAATACGGAAAACAAGCAATACTG TGCTCATGTAGGAAGGACATGGTCAAAATCTCTATGGACGTGTTTGTGAAGAAGTACCAGCCTGAACGCTATCACCTGTGGCTGGCAGGCAAAGACAATGCACCCATCGACCATTCCAAGCCCACGCCAGAGGCTGCGGAGTTTCTTGGTGGCGAGGGAGTCTGTAGTGACCAGGAACCATGTACAGACAATCAGAGCTGTGATGGTCAGAAAAAAAG CATGTCCAAACAGAGGATAGGAACAAAGAGGCATCGAGTGTGTCTGGAGGTTCCAGAAGAAGTGCTGCCAAAAGATGAAATGGCTGAATTGGAGATTGATTATGGCAAGAAGGCCAGACTGACATCTCAGGCAGACCACTGTACTCAAGACACAG ATGCACCGGAAACGACAGATAAGAATGCAGAGCACCCGCTGAACAGCCTGTCCGTGGTTAAAACTGCTTCGCAAGACACAGTCCAAACAATTCCCACAACCGCCTCAAACCTGTCTGGAGTTTACCCACAGCCTGTCAGAAAAACCCACCTCTCCATTGCAACAGTCCCCACCAACCCACACAGCCTGTCTGCATTTCCAAGGCCTGTCTCCAAACCAGGTGTAGCCAGCTTGCTCTTCCACAGGACTCTGAGCCCCACAGATGCCCTGCAGGTTCACAGCTATGCAGCCAGGACGGCCCTCTCCCGGCCACGGCCTCCCAGCGCAGAGGTGACGAGAAGTCCAGATGCAGAACCAGACATCGGACCACACGAAGAGCAAGACAGCAAACCTGACCAACAGCCGAAAACTGAGATGACGGAGCTAGACACAGACGAG ctggaaacagaaggagagacagagaaccagagtaTGAAGAGCAAACGACAACCTCTCAGCAAACTGTCTCCTCTGCATCCACTCCTCAAAGAGAGCTCCAGTGATGAGG AAGTTCAGGAGCAGGAGGTAGACTGCCAGGAGACAGAGTCCTGGGCCAAGCCACTTAGTCAACTTTGGCAATGCAAACCGCATAACCTCAAGGCCGAGAGAGACTACAACAAGCGCATGGGCCTGCAGCCCCCGTACTGTGCTGTGTGCATGCTCTTCCATACATATCATCAG AGTGAGTTAAGCAGCAGTAACCAGAGCGATCATGCTAATGCTACTGCTGCTAACGGAGAGAGGTTGAGGACCAAACCACTGATCCCAGAGATGTGCTTTAGCACTACCAGCAGCTCAGAGGGACacctctccacccctcacctggaAGAAGACGGCACCAGCTTACTGATCACCTGTTCACAATGCTGTGTCCGGGTCCACGCCA GTTGCTATGGAGTGTCACGAGAGGTCAAATTAGATGGGTGGAAGTGTGCGCGATGCGAAGCTAATGCTATTACTCAG GATTGCTGTTTATGCTCTCTGAGAGGAGGAGCAGTACAGCGAGCCAACAATGACAA GTGGGTGCATGTGATGTGTGCTGTGGCGGTTTTGGAGGCAAGGTTTGTGAACGTTGCAGCCCGCAGTCCAGTTGATTTAGGCAGTATACCTTTACAGAGGTTCAAACTG AAGTGTCACTTTTGCCGGAAGCGGATGAAGAAAACAGCGGGTtgctgtgtgcagtgttctCATGGACGCTGCTCCAGTTCCTTCCACGCAACCTGTGCCCAGGCCGCTGGCCTCTTAATGCATCCAGACGACTGGCCCTTTGTCGTCTTCTTCACGTGCTGGAGACACAAAGCCGCCACCCAAGCAGAG cgtaaaaagacaaacatgcgTGAGTtggaagagggacagaaagtGATCTGCAAGCATAAAAATGGCCGTTACTATCAGTGTGAGGTAGTGGAGCTGATCAAGGCCACTTTCTATGAGGTCATCTTCGATGACGGTTCGTTCAGTGACAACCTCTTCCCTGAGGATATTGTG AACAGGGACTGTGTCAAACTCGGTCCGCCACCAGAGGGAGAAGTGGTGCAGGTACGCTGGACGGACGGACTTCTGTACGGAGCCAAATTTGTGGCGGCGCATATTATCCCAATGTACCAG GTTGAGTTTGAGGACGAGTCTCAACTCACAGTCAAGCGGGATGATGTGTACAGTTTGGATGAAGAGTTGCCAAAGCGTGTTAAGGCAAGACTG TCTGTAGCATCTGACATGCGTTTCAAAGGTGTCTTTGTGGAGAAGGAAGTGAAGCAGGATTCCAAACGACAGCGGGTGATAAACTCCCGCTACAGGGAGGACTTCATAGAGCCGGTCATATACAGAGCCATAATGGAGTAA